One Patescibacteria group bacterium genomic window, AGTCTATAACAATTCCTGCTGCCTTCTCCTTAATATCTTTAGCGACATTTGGTACATTAGTTATTATTACTGGAAGTCCGCATGCCATATAAATCTTTATCTTTCCGGGATCGCAAAACTGCTTGCAACCATGCTCAAGAGGTGGATAAGGCGCGACACCGATAGCGCAGCTTGCTAAAATCTCTTCCATCTTTCTGTCATCCTTTATAAAGCCCTTAAAATAAATGGAATTGGCTAATTTTAATTCTTCAGCTCTAATTTTCAATTCTTTTTCCAACTTACCAGTGCCTATTATAATTAATTTAGCATCGGGAAATTTTCTTTTGATATCAGGAAGTGCTTCGATCATTAATTGAATCCCCTGTTCTTCATTTAATTGCCCCATATAGGCGATATCATAACGATTAATTTTATCCAATGGTAGCCTTTTAATATCTTTGAAATTACATCCTAAAGGAACAACAGATTGGGGGGCGCTTTTGTCTTTTAAAACACCGGCTTTTTCTCTTGCATCTGCCATGATTGGAGAAACATTCCAGATTTGATCGCAATGATAACAGCAAATCTTATCAATCCAGTGATAAACTTTATTTAAAAGCTTGTTGCTAAACCTTTGAGGCACATAATCGATTACGTAAAATATGACTTTTTTAACTAATCCTAACTTTCTTAAGATCAAACCACTAAAAGCATTTAAATTATCAACTCCGATATATACATCAAATTTAAATTTCTGCTTATAAATATAATAAATAGTAAAGATAACATCCTTAATATAGAAAACAAAATTAGGCCCCTTAATCAAAGGGGCTTTAATTTTCTCAATAAATTCTCCTTTTTCATATCGCGAAACAACGGTATTTAGGGGAACATCCGGATTAGCATTGGAGAAGGGGTGGCTGATATAGACTACTCTTT contains:
- a CDS encoding glycosyltransferase family 4 protein produces the protein MMENLNFAIVKHTFTPSGGAEQELLKYLINKKVKRVVYISHPFSNANPDVPLNTVVSRYEKGEFIEKIKAPLIKGPNFVFYIKDVIFTIYYIYKQKFKFDVYIGVDNLNAFSGLILRKLGLVKKVIFYVIDYVPQRFSNKLLNKVYHWIDKICCYHCDQIWNVSPIMADAREKAGVLKDKSAPQSVVPLGCNFKDIKRLPLDKINRYDIAYMGQLNEEQGIQLMIEALPDIKRKFPDAKLIIIGTGKLEKELKIRAEELKLANSIYFKGFIKDDRKMEEILASCAIGVAPYPPLEHGCKQFCDPGKIKIYMACGLPVIITNVPNVAKDIKEKAAGIVIDYNKIQLIDAVAKLFIDDENYKRSRKNAISFASYFDWNYIFNFALSSSR